A region from the Halomarina litorea genome encodes:
- a CDS encoding DUF7563 family protein, protein MPKCGHCDAHVSQRFVTVFSDADGRVFACPNCSATAGIAEVSEQRK, encoded by the coding sequence ATGCCGAAGTGTGGACACTGCGACGCGCACGTCTCGCAGCGGTTCGTGACGGTGTTCAGTGACGCCGACGGGCGGGTGTTCGCCTGCCCAAACTGCTCGGCGACCGCCGGAATCGCGGAGGTCTCCGAGCAGCGGAAGTGA
- a CDS encoding DUF7576 family protein, with product MGEGPDSWLDECARCHRPLEKDVWYPVHTSWNEGGTTLRSFCTQTCLRLWVTAADRDGAGTTSARVEED from the coding sequence ATGGGTGAGGGCCCGGACTCGTGGCTCGACGAGTGCGCTCGATGTCACCGTCCGCTGGAGAAGGACGTCTGGTACCCCGTTCACACGTCGTGGAACGAGGGCGGTACCACGCTCCGTTCGTTCTGCACCCAGACGTGTCTGCGTCTCTGGGTCACGGCCGCCGACCGGGACGGGGCGGGGACCACCAGCGCGAGGGTGGAGGAGGACTGA
- a CDS encoding HalOD1 output domain-containing protein — protein sequence MAPALFEEEDAVGAVLAEFVASLLNESALTMEPLGSAVDLDALVTLLRNAESRVEVGFPYEPLYVTVSSTGLVTAEVVDG from the coding sequence GTGGCGCCAGCCCTCTTCGAGGAGGAGGACGCAGTCGGGGCCGTCCTCGCCGAGTTCGTCGCCTCGCTCCTGAACGAGAGCGCGCTGACCATGGAACCGCTCGGTTCCGCGGTCGACCTCGACGCTCTAGTCACCCTCCTCCGGAACGCCGAATCGCGCGTCGAGGTCGGGTTCCCCTACGAACCGCTGTACGTGACGGTGTCGTCGACGGGACTCGTCACGGCCGAGGTCGTCGATGGGTGA
- a CDS encoding MEDS domain-containing protein: protein MNGSGEETAPHDSQTSPSGPTNHLALVFETPREQLAGVIPFVRAGLNRGERVMYVAHETPRDSLLTSFREAGIDVDAALEADDLSVHSTDEQYDGGTFDPDAMISFLDETARAAVHDDGYDGLRITGEMTWALEADESTLAHLVEYEGKLNDFYPDKPVVGLCQYDRTRFPGELLHDIIRAHPHQVYDATVTQNLSYLPPDEFFATERGSVDAADVVDLHLDRLRTQSQRDHHKETLSTLAESSHQFLSGDADAVLERAVKTIGTVASPSLVAGFVYDDATDSLEANTVWTPQSVDTDDVSLPDRYREALWEAYVAGEDIVVSNSQPSERLPALDVVLQSGVVSPLGRHGVLFVASTRATAFDEAAVEAIQTVAHSAVAGLDRVENERDLAEQNAQLQQLDRINRTIRRIDQALVRATSRAEIEEAVCSLLAGADSYEFAWIGGTDPLTGRVRPREWAGSGVAYLDELYPEPGDDDRSEGGATTGTNDVPTPTRVALDQNEPQYVPNALTVVGFDEWRRVALENGHKSVLSVPLVHEKGHPEGVLNVYQATPNGMNQMERTVLQELGATIAYAIDATETKASLRTNRVTEVSYRLAAENNPLHQFAARLDSEVDVKTIVPMDGDSVRLFLTVPGNDADEVLAVGERANSISSIRRISDREGASLFEAILDEDHVIPPTVRAFNGVVTEVAATPDAVTVVVDLPASANVRAFADELVAEQSTASVESIRRVEQPLQTRESFYSSVEDRLTERQLEALRLAYHNGYFEWPRESTATEVATAMGVAQPTFTGHLRVGERKVFELLFED from the coding sequence ATGAACGGGTCGGGGGAAGAGACGGCACCCCACGACTCGCAGACGTCTCCCAGCGGACCCACCAACCACCTCGCACTGGTCTTCGAGACCCCTCGAGAGCAACTCGCGGGGGTCATCCCGTTCGTCAGAGCGGGGCTCAACCGGGGTGAACGCGTCATGTACGTCGCCCACGAGACGCCCCGTGACTCGCTTCTCACGTCGTTTCGGGAAGCGGGCATCGACGTCGACGCGGCACTCGAGGCGGATGACCTCAGCGTCCACTCGACCGACGAGCAGTACGACGGGGGGACGTTCGACCCCGACGCGATGATATCGTTCCTCGACGAGACGGCGCGCGCCGCCGTCCACGACGACGGGTACGATGGATTGCGCATCACCGGCGAGATGACGTGGGCGCTGGAGGCCGACGAGTCGACGCTCGCTCACCTGGTGGAGTACGAGGGCAAGCTCAACGACTTCTACCCGGACAAGCCGGTCGTCGGGCTCTGCCAGTACGACCGCACGCGCTTCCCCGGGGAGTTGCTCCACGACATCATCCGGGCGCACCCCCACCAGGTGTACGACGCGACGGTCACGCAGAACCTCTCGTATCTTCCGCCCGACGAGTTCTTCGCGACCGAACGGGGCTCGGTCGACGCGGCAGACGTCGTCGACCTCCACCTCGACCGTCTCAGGACCCAGAGCCAGCGCGACCACCACAAGGAGACGCTCTCGACGCTCGCCGAGTCGAGTCACCAGTTCCTGTCGGGTGACGCCGACGCCGTCCTCGAGCGGGCGGTGAAGACGATCGGTACCGTGGCGTCACCCTCGCTGGTCGCCGGGTTCGTCTACGACGACGCGACGGACTCGCTCGAAGCGAACACCGTCTGGACTCCCCAGAGCGTCGACACGGACGATGTCTCGTTGCCCGACCGCTATCGAGAGGCCCTCTGGGAGGCGTACGTCGCGGGAGAGGATATCGTCGTGTCGAACAGTCAGCCGTCCGAGCGACTGCCTGCACTGGACGTGGTGCTCCAGAGCGGTGTGGTGTCACCACTCGGTCGACACGGCGTCCTGTTCGTCGCGTCGACACGGGCCACAGCGTTCGACGAGGCGGCGGTCGAAGCCATCCAGACCGTCGCCCACTCGGCGGTGGCCGGCCTCGACCGCGTGGAGAACGAACGGGACCTCGCCGAGCAGAACGCGCAGCTTCAGCAGCTCGACCGCATCAACCGGACGATTCGCCGCATCGACCAGGCGCTCGTTCGTGCCACGAGTCGCGCAGAGATCGAAGAAGCCGTCTGCTCCCTGCTGGCCGGGGCCGACTCCTACGAGTTCGCCTGGATCGGTGGCACGGACCCACTCACCGGTCGCGTTCGACCGCGAGAGTGGGCGGGGTCGGGGGTGGCGTATCTCGACGAACTGTATCCGGAACCGGGGGACGACGACCGGAGCGAAGGGGGAGCGACGACCGGGACGAACGACGTTCCGACGCCGACGCGCGTTGCGCTCGACCAGAACGAGCCACAGTACGTCCCGAACGCTCTCACCGTCGTCGGGTTCGACGAGTGGCGACGGGTCGCGCTCGAGAACGGACACAAGTCCGTGCTGAGTGTCCCACTCGTCCACGAGAAGGGCCACCCGGAGGGCGTGTTGAACGTCTACCAGGCGACGCCCAACGGGATGAACCAGATGGAGCGGACCGTCTTGCAGGAACTCGGGGCGACGATCGCCTACGCCATCGACGCGACCGAGACGAAAGCGAGCCTCCGGACGAACCGCGTGACCGAGGTCAGCTATCGGTTGGCCGCCGAGAACAACCCGTTGCATCAGTTCGCGGCCCGCCTCGACAGCGAGGTCGACGTCAAGACGATCGTGCCGATGGACGGAGATTCGGTTCGGCTCTTTCTCACCGTCCCCGGGAACGACGCCGACGAGGTCCTCGCGGTCGGCGAACGCGCCAACAGCATCTCGTCGATTCGCCGAATCTCCGACCGGGAGGGGGCGTCGCTGTTCGAAGCCATCCTCGACGAGGACCACGTGATTCCACCGACCGTTCGGGCATTCAACGGGGTGGTGACGGAGGTGGCGGCGACGCCCGACGCCGTGACGGTCGTCGTCGACCTCCCGGCGAGTGCCAACGTCCGTGCGTTCGCCGACGAACTCGTCGCGGAGCAGTCGACGGCGTCCGTCGAGTCGATTCGCCGCGTCGAACAGCCACTTCAGACGCGCGAGTCGTTCTACAGCTCCGTCGAGGACCGACTGACGGAGCGCCAGTTGGAGGCGCTGCGGCTCGCGTACCACAACGGCTACTTCGAGTGGCCCCGGGAGAGCACGGCGACGGAGGTGGCGACGGCGATGGGGGTCGCACAGCCGACGTTCACGGGCCACCTCCGGGTCGGCGAGCGGAAGGTGTTCGAACTCCTGTTCGAGGACTGA